A genomic region of Plasmodium falciparum 3D7 genome assembly, chromosome: 11 contains the following coding sequences:
- a CDS encoding mechanosensitive ion channel protein, putative, with protein sequence MNEEKDENLKPFSRSKYPQSLMIDMSRSYMTKQDRINALNLYIQKSSYNPQLLQDDEEEDDEGESETIGDIILRILSIIFPDVSPGLWFFIHFIMNLIVLCVSLSSLSEPNVHDPISEPKYNRKFIYGSMYCSFLILGINIASFSILMSLHAIVQKFILEKLLQPSALCAAFYNTVDPELVYLFWSSIQIIYWRTNIILKSDSNENNNNNYYILRIFGYKDDETPFMFLKNIHWLITFPILLYIVFAVRLLFLSIISFIFELGFLMNAHDLLGKYLRKYGVLRKFNIEWFMFVADKQENIRTLFGYELYQDERIMKQIERDDISKKFIQNTAELLLFKNLPRNCTCCKITINRNKKNTMKLLLPPVFEAKNIIKSESSSLKNWLACHYVVNTPPLLFLLNNSIALTNKNSIRNASDIFFRQIIMSLKIYYQEKNDTYAFTTTPIHNNNNNNNNNNNNNNNNISMDGLSPHSNILNINTNEKNQFFLKHKKTFPSKTNPNKVIPQEKFKKKKKNFHTYDSSDDDRQKKINLENIFHDVDTYDTKDEGTKDENLTDQDKTSHHMIYEQNIQKIQSIKLSENINKNKKRDTSKNKSKQTSKTKKKKNIPGEHMNHMGKMSQTKKENDKNVEEQNEQKKKKKDKMDNLKVKNQMIHIEKENYNVNNVKIINNDITNEISDTTMNIIKQDQINEKQNYDIITKTKENLMNNSDKGNIDILPNEKYNVDKHIHNINVDKDIKDGCHFYDMTNSNMNDTKFNILITPSFSTIQNKKDINDTCEKDYTSNKMNKIKNNDDNNDNNNDNNNDDDNNNIIICEDEINHELKYNIKGGDKEEYSNQLENYNSIAVQINDFNIDDVLKKKYTNESIHKMEKNSFEDNDIMIPKNNEILQNGNNEIWHNNNNIKKEDAYDDYLEDKDNKKDNFHFNEIPLLGGFLFKRNEESVDGNISNMNKNSCNEEDMNNNENIEYHIPFYKKKKEKSGRKLKSSGKEKHTYEINKGNKNIKNRWSLNKNTYYYHSHLLNEEMNILERSDAINVKRYREEHNKDRYKVCKKMFRCLFCKRYKKEERLDKIRKDISSDLEDPFVMNVKSPIQLTLSGNEYITKDMIEVFLKPEETEEFMKEFDLSGHGKIDIIMFRNAIKRAISCRKKFIKSLKGQESILKLVRRLMSILLSFLASVVLLFLFGVSADTIIVTGAAFITAVTVILSYMYTNFITSVIFIAFSNPYNIGDRIRLDGGEAMYIKKIKTYTTEFETTTGKIVIYENSKLSNVKIYNESRSKNAYIDISFKVDINTPLVALKELRKSLQCLVDSRPSDFCKTKNLYFGYSLQPGHFYEISFWIKCVEGWGNWRKVFELRTDIYDFIILQLRILSISYRLPTQKIGFTAPLNIADGYNNNNNNNNNNNNNIQSNYNINRNINNNMNINTQQPKINYPPHGNNNFPTHHLRYNRNKPLQYTSPPKEARNPLFLETAKHKREFDISSIQSNNEQHEAPNHIIYNEPVNFEDQPLKKNKLRSVYNSYKYVESTNHNNMDTSIENGNGYMYESYLQKNEDNNDYFVYNKKKKKNNKKKKTHDFNTKKNININNNNNNNNKMNNNKNNLFMNTFQNNVQSISSMNNYHDVYYNNDKYYKTLHGQQNLYNNNNIKNINNHENIDNHNYNKINNILYNYTNTNLITSDNSYSYDNKKIIKCNYVPDVSNSDDSNHTDNMKGNNIYRNNNNFNNNSNNMKVKRGDHFNPIYPYNDDIYTAHKNKEPQNIFENLYKLKKISNTNLDEKNYFSYDSSSGYDSYDCVKHFTYLHDKKQNILLKRRKIKMA encoded by the coding sequence atgaatgaagAGAAGGATGAAAATTTAAAACCTTTTTCAAGGTCTAAATATCCTCAATCGTTGATGATAGATATGTCCAGATCTTATATGACAAAACAAGATAGAATAAATgcattaaatttatatatccaGAAATCTTCTTATAATCCTCAGTTGTTAcaagatgatgaagaagaggATGATGAGGGTGAGAGCGAAACTATTGGGGACATTATTCTTCGtatattatctataataTTTCCTGATGTATCTCCTGGTTTATggttttttattcattttataatgaATTTGATTGTTTTGTGTGTTAGTTTAAGTTCTTTATCTGAGCCTAACGTACATGATCCGATATCAGAACCTAAATATAATAGGAAGTTTATATATGGAAGTATGTATTGtagttttttaatattaggTATAAATATAGCTTCTTTTAGTATATTAATGTCATTGCATGCAATAGTTCAAAAATTCATTTTAGAAAAACTATTACAACCTAGTGCTTTATGTGCAGCTTTTTATAATACGGTTGATCCTGAAttagtttatttattttggtcatcaatacaaataatatattggagaacgaatataatattaaaatctgattcgaatgaaaataataataataattattatattttaagaatatTTGGTTATAAAGATGATGAAACACcttttatgtttttaaaaaatatacattggTTAATTACATTcccaatattattatatatagtctTTGCAGtaagattattatttttatctattatatcttttatttttgaattaGGTTTTTTAATGAATGCTCATGATTTACTTGGGaaatatttaagaaaatatGGTGTCCTACGTAAATTTAATATTGAATGGTTTATGTTTGTAGCTGACaaacaagaaaatataagaacATTATTTGGTTATGAACTTTATCAGGATGAACGAATAATGAAACAAATAGAAAGAGATGATATTAGTAAAAAGTTTATACAAAATACAgcagaattattattatttaaaaacttGCCTCGAAATTGTACATGTTgtaaaataacaataaatagaaataaaaaaaatactatgaaattattattaccaccTGTTTTTGAAGcaaagaatattataaaatcagAAAGTTCTTCTCTAAAAAATTGGCTAGCTTGTCATTATGTTGTTAATACACCAcctttattgtttttattaaataatagcATAGCCTTAACCAATAAAAATTCCATACGAAATGCAagtgatatattttttagacaaattattatgtctttaaaaatatattatcaagaaaaaaatgacacCTACGCATTTACCACAACACCTATacataacaacaacaacaacaataataataacaacaataataataataataatatctcTATGGATGGTTTGTCACCACACAGTAATATTcttaatattaatacaaatgaaaagaatcaattttttttaaaacacaaaaaaacaTTTCCCTCTAAAACAAATCCAAATAAAGTAATTCCACAagaaaaattcaaaaaaaaaaaaaaaaactttcaTACATATGATTCTTCTGATGATGATAGgcagaaaaaaattaatctagaaaatatttttcatgaTGTAGATACATATGATACTAAAGATGAAGGAACAAAGGATGAAAATCTAACGGACCAGGATAAAACATCTCATCATATgatatatgaacaaaatatacaaaagatACAATCTATAAAGTTAagtgaaaatattaataaaaataaaaaaagagatACATCCAAAAACAAATCCAAACAAACAAgtaaaacgaaaaaaaaaaaaaatataccagGTGAACACATGAACCATATGGGAAAGATGTCCCAaacaaaaaaggaaaatgataaaaatgtggAAGAACAAAAtgagcaaaaaaaaaaaaaaaaagataaaatggaTAATCTGAAAGTAAAAAATCAAATGATTcatatagaaaaagaaaattataacgtaaataatgtaaaaataattaataacgATATAACAAATGAAATAAGTGACACTactatgaatattataaaacaggatcaaataaatgaaaaacaaaattatgatattataactaaaacaaaagaaaatttaatgaataattcggataaaggaaatatagatatattaccaaatgaaaaatataatgtggataaacatatacataatataaatgtagataaagatataaaagatgGGTGTCATTTTTATGATATGACAAATTCAAATATGAATGATACGAAGTTTAATATACTAATAACACCTTCTTTCTCAACTATTCAAAATAAGAAAGATATTAATGATACATGTGAAAAGGATTATACATCtaacaaaatgaacaaaataaaaaataatgatgataataatgataataataatgataataataatgatgatgataataataatattattatttgtgaaGACGAAATAAACCATGAATTAAAATACAATATTAAGGGTGGTGATAAAGAGGAATATTCTAACCAActagaaaattataatagcATTGCAGTTCAAATAAACGATTTTAATATTGATGatgttttgaaaaaaaaatatacaaatgaatCTATTcataaaatggaaaaaaatagttttgaagataatgatataatGATACCAAAAAATAATGAGATATTACAAAATGGTAACAACGAAATATggcacaataataataatattaaaaaagaagatgcatatgatgattatttagaagataaagataataagAAAGATAATTTCCATTTCAATGAGATTCCTTTATTGGGtggttttctttttaaaagaaatgaagAATCTGTTGATGgtaatatttcaaatatgAATAAGAATTCATGCAATGAAGaggatatgaataataatgaaaatatagaaTATCATATTCCGttttataagaaaaagaaagaaaaaagtgGTAGGAAATTAAAATCGAGTGGGAAAGAAAAGCATACATACGAAATTAATAAAggtaataagaatataaagaatagATGGTCATTAAATAagaatacatattattatcattcacATTTACTTAATGaagaaatgaatatattagaaaGAAGTGATGCTATAAATGTTAAAAGATATCGAGAAGAACATAATAAGGATAGGTATAAAGTATGTAAAAAGATGTTTAGatgtttattttgtaaaagatataaaaaagaagaaagatTAGATAAGATACGTAAGGATATATCTTCAGATTTAGAAGATCCATTTGTTATGAATGTAAAGAGTCCTATACAATTAACGTTGAGTggaaatgaatatattacaaaagaTATGATAGAAGTTTTTTTAAAACCTGAAGAAACGGAAGAATTTATGAAAGAGTTTGATTTATCTGGACATGGAAAAATtgatataattatgtttCGTAATGCTATAAAAAGGGCAATATCatgtagaaaaaaatttattaaaagttTAAAAGGTCAAGAaagtatattaaaattagtAAGAAGATTAAtgtcaatattattatcatttctaGCTTctgttgtattattatttttgtttggAGTATCAGCAGATACTATTATAGTAACGGGTGCAGCTTTTATAACAGCAGTAACGGTTATTTTAAGTTATATGTATACTAATTTTATAACATCTGTTATATTTATAGCATTTTCAAATCCATATAATATAGGTGATAGGATAAGATTAGATGGTGGAGAAGCTATGtatattaagaaaataaaaacatatacaaCAGAATTTGAGACAACTACTGGaaaaattgtaatatatgaaaattcaAAATTAAGTAatgtgaaaatatataatgaaagtaGATCTAAAAATGCTTACATTGATATATCATTCAAAGTAGATATAAATACACCTTTAGTTGCCCTTAAAGAATTAAGAAAAAGTTTACAATGTTTAGTAGATAGTAGACCAAGTGATTTCTGTAAAactaaaaatttatattttggaTATTCTTTACAACCAGGacatttttatgaaataagTTTTTGGATCAAATGTGTTGAAGGATGGGGTAACTGGAGGAAAGTTTTTGAATTAAGAactgatatatatgattttattattttacaatTACGTATTTTAAGTATATCTTATAGATTACCTACTCAAAAAATTGGATTCACAGCTCCTCTTAATATAGCAGAcggttataataataataataataataataataataataataataatatacaatcgaattataatatcaatcgtaatataaataataatatgaatattaataCACAACAACCCAAAATTAATTATCCACCTCatggaaataataattttcctACACACCATCTCAGATATAATAGGAATAAACCTCTACAATATACTAGTCCACCAAAAGAAGCAAGAAATCCACTCTTTCTGGAAACAGCAAAACATAAAAGAGAATTTGACATCTCATCTATCCAATCGAATAATGAACAGCATGAAGCTCCAAatcatatcatatataatgaaCCTGTTAATTTCGAAGATCaacctttaaaaaaaaataaacttaGATCTGTATATAATTCTTACAAATATGTAGAAAGTacaaatcataataatatggatacaTCTATTGAAAATGGGAATGGATATATGTATGAATCGTATCTGCAAAAAAATGaggataataatgattattttgtatataataaaaaaaaaaaaaaaaataataaaaaaaaaaaaacccaTGACTTTAAtacaaagaaaaatataaatataaataataataataataataataacaaaatgaacaacaataaaaataatcttTTCATGAATACATTTCAAAACAATGTCCAGTCCATAAGCTCAATGAATAATTACCATgatgtatattataacaatgacaaatattataagacATTACATGGACAACAAAATTtgtacaataataataatataaaaaatattaacaatcatgaaaatatagataatcataattataataagataaacaatatattatataactaTACAAACACGAACTTAATAACTTCTGATAATTCTTATTcgtatgataataaaaagataatTAAATGTAACTATGTACCAGACGTTTCAAATAGCGATGACTCTAATCATACAGACAATATGAagggaaataatatatatagaaataacaataactttaataataatagtaataatatgaagGTTAAAAGAGGTGATCATTTTAATCCTATATATccttataatgatgatatatatacagcacacaaaaataaagaaccacaaaatatatttgaaaatttatataaattaaaaaaaatatctaaCACTAACttggatgaaaaaaattatttttcatatgataGTTCTTCTGGATACGATAGTTACGATTGTGTTAAGCATTTTACATATCTCCATGATAAAAAGCAAAACATTTTATTGAAAAGACGAAAGATTAAAATGGCTTAA
- a CDS encoding IWS1-like protein, putative yields the protein MDSDSNKNDHESLENSGLFNDENASDGNNVENFKKKMKMIKVLNVKKNKEIKKDRKDKKKRKLQRIIDDDNEDEDDVIEKENDQGKDQGKDQGKDQGKDQEDVFLFGNDDLVEEDEERHKKKRKKEKEERGKHKKKKSIKRIMENDDMHKVHSDDSNYNNNNNNISDDNNNNNISDDYNNNNISDDDDSNNSDSSYDNTMSDHSDMKKKKKKKKKKKKKSEFIDTIAEEGDEDEKEEDDDYDDENNINIDKMTNENKKSKKIDFDKLGLGDDDEDEDNYMNDFGNHSNISEKKKKSHFDEILENFKSKRKRVHKISEDDGLEYCENILNQMILMHEQDLKSMKEKKPATAKLQIIDNVCKILTKPKWKPFFMKLNIYHVLALWLMPTSKNTLPNFTIRTNLLKVIQQLPITIKSLRGSQLGKILTYLHSHKHETEENKKLIKNIMQNWMGPIIGINTNYKQYLKERQKRISENPEYHKKVLEKAKTLIPDSICIEKEEEQNEMKRHASIPYNSECSFLINVPSSIPSISKKIIPKSKIKRLTDNMKLLKRCKKMQKVSIEGKGVAVAP from the coding sequence atggatAGCGATTCAAATAAGAATGACCACGAGTCGTTAGAAAACTCAGGTTTATTCAACGACGAAAATGCATCTGATGGAAATAATGTTGAGAactttaagaaaaaaatgaaaatgataaaagtattaaatgtaaagaaaaataaagaaataaagaaagaTAGAAAGgataagaagaaaagaaaactTCAAAGGATTAtcgatgatgataatgaagatgaagatgatgtTATTGAGAAAGAAAATGATCAAGGAAAAGATCAAGGAAAAGATCAAGGAAAAGATCAAGGAAAAGATCAAGAGGATGTGTTTCTTTTTGGTAATGATGATTTGGTTGAAGAGGATGAGGAGAGACATaagaagaaaaggaaaaaagaaaaggaagaaagaggtaaacacaaaaaaaaaaaaagtataaagcGAATAAtggaaaatgatgatatgcACAAGGTTCATAGTGATGatagtaattataataataataacaataatattagtgatgataataataataataatattagcgatgattataataataataatattagcgatgatgatgatagtaataatagtgaTAGCAGCTATGATAATACTATGAGTGATCATAGTGatatgaagaagaagaaaaaaaaaaaaaaaaaaaaaaaaaaaaaaagcgaATTTATCGATACCATTGCAGAAGAAGGtgatgaagatgaaaaagaagaagatgacgattatgatgatgaaaataatataaatatagataaaatGACCaacgaaaataaaaaatcgaAGAAAATAGATTTTGATAAATTAGGCTTaggtgatgatgatgaagacgAGGATAATTATATGAACGATTTTGGAAATCATTCTAATATatctgaaaaaaaaaaaaaatctcaTTTTGACGAAATATTAGAAAATTTTAAAtcgaaaagaaaaagagtTCATAAAATTTCAGAAGATGATGGATTAGAATATTgtgaaaatattttgaatCAGATGATATTAATGCATGAACAAGATTTAAAAAgtatgaaagaaaaaaaaccaGCAACAGCTAAATTACAAATTATAGATAATGTTTGTAAAATATTGACAAAACCGAAATGGAAACCATTCTTTATGaaactaaatatatatcatgtaTTAGCCTTATGGTTGATGCCGACATCCAAAAATACATTACCCAATTTTACTATAAGAACgaatttattaaaagtaaTTCAACAATTACCAATTACTATTAAATCATTAAGAGGAAGCCAGCTAGGAAAAATATTGACTTACCTACATTCACATAAACATGAAacagaagaaaataaaaaactcataaaaaatattatgcaAAATTGGATGGGCCCAATTATAGGAATTAATACGAACTATAaacaatatttaaaagaaagaCAAAAAAGGATATCTGAAAATCCTGAATATCACAAAAAAGTTCTTGAAAAGGCAAAAACATTAATACCTGATTCAATATGTATAGAAAAGGAAgaagaacaaaatgaaatgaaaagaCATGCAAGTATTCCTTATAATAGTGAATGCTCATTTCTAATTAATGTCCCCTCTTCTATACCTAGTATTAGTAAAAAAATCATTCCCAAAAGTAAAATTAAGAGGTTAACAGATAATATGAAATTGTTAAAAAGATGTAAAAAAATGCAAAAGGTTTCAATTGAAGGAAAGGGTGTAGCTGTTGCACCATAA
- a CDS encoding D-tyrosyl-tRNA(Tyr) deacylase yields the protein MRVVIQRVKGAILSVRKENIGENEKELEIISEIKNGLICFLGIHKNDTWEDALYIIRKCLNLRLWNNDNKTWDKNVKDLNYELLIVSQFTLFGNTKKGNKPDFHLAKEPNEALIFYNKIIDEFKKQYNDDKIKIGKFGNYMNIDVTNDGPVTIYIDTHDINLNK from the coding sequence ATGCGTGTTGTTATACAGAGAGTTAAAGGAGCTATTTTAAGtgtaagaaaagaaaatattggagaaaatgaaaaagaattagAAATTATTAGCGAAATAAAGAATGGGTTAATATGTTTTTTAGGtattcataaaaatgataCATGGGAAGAtgctttatatataattagaaAATGTTTAAATCTACGTTTATggaataatgataacaaaacATGggataaaaatgttaaagaTTTAAATTATGAGCTTTTAATTGTTTCACAATTTACCTTATTTggtaatacaaaaaaaggaaataaaccAGATTTTCATTTAGCAAAGGAACCAAATGAagctttaattttttataataaaataatagacGAATTTAAAAAGCAGTATAATGacgataaaataaaaataggaaAATTTGGAAACTATATGAATATCGATGTAACAAATGATGGTCCtgtaactatatatattgataccCATGATATAAatctaaataaataa
- a CDS encoding pterin-4a-carbinolamine dehydratase yields MKLFDKTKINSLIPSWNYKVKPDCYNYIQRKIKFPTFNEACTFLNKLFEENKKLDHHCKYISDYNKIKIKIYTHTSKDVTEKDIQLAQIIDDILKCHNHQIIEKNQK; encoded by the exons atgaaattatttgataaaacaaaaattaattcTTTAATTCCATCATGGAATTATAAAGTAAAACCCGATTGCTATAATTACAtacaaagaaaaataaaattcccTACATTTAACGag GCTTGCACCttcttaaataaattattcgaagaaaataaaaaactagATCAtcattgtaaatatattagtgattataacaaaattaaaattaaaatatacacacacacatCAAAGGATGTTACAGAAAAGGATATACAACTAGCTCAAATTATAGATGACATATTAAAATGTCATAATCATCAAATCAttgaaaaaaatcaaaaatga
- a CDS encoding casein kinase 2, alpha subunit — protein MSVSSINKKIYIPKFYADVNIHKPKEYYDYDNLELQWNKPNRYEIMKKIGRGKYSEVFNGYDTECNRPCAIKVLKPVKKKKIKREIKILQNLNGGPNIIKLLDIVKDPVTKTPSLIFEYINNIDFKTLYPKFTDKDIRYYIYQILKALDYCHSQGIMHRDVKPHNIMIDHENRQIRLIDWGLAEFYHPGQEYNVRVASRYYKGPELLIDLQLYDYSLDIWSLGCMLAGMIFKKEPFFCGHDNYDQLVKIAKVLGTEDLHAYLKKYNIKLKPHYLNILGEYERKPWSHFLTQSNIDIAKDEVIDLIDKMLIYDHAKRIAPKEAMEHPYFREVREES, from the coding sequence ATGTCGGTTAGctcaattaataaaaaaatttatataccaAAATTTTATGCTGATGTCAATATTCATAAGCCTAAAGAATACTatgattatgataatttaGAATTACAATGGAATAAACCAAATCGTTATGAGATTATGAAAAAGATTGGGAGGGGAAAATACAGTGAGGTGTTTAATGGATATGATACGGAATGTAATAGACCATGTGCTATTAAAGTATTAAAGcctgttaaaaaaaaaaaaataaaaagagaaataaaaattttacaaaatttgAATGGTGGtccaaatataataaaactatTAGATATAGTTAAAGATCCTGTTACGAAAACACCATCTTtaatatttgaatatattaacaatatagattttaaaacattatatCCTAAATTTACAGATAAGGATATTCGTTATTATATCTATCAAATTTTAAAAGCATTGGATTATTGTCATAGCCAAGGTATTATGCATAGAGATGTTAAAccacataatattatgattGATCATGAAAATAGACAAATTAGATTAATTGATTGGGGTCTAGCTGAATTTTATCATCCTGGTCAAGAATATAATGTTCGTGTAGCAAGTAGATATTATAAAGGTCCAGAACTTTTGATCGATTTACAACTTTATGATTATTCATTAGATATATGGAGCCTAGGTTGTATGCTTGCTGGTATGATCTTTAAAAAGGAACCTTTCTTTTGTGGTCATGATAATTATGATCAATTAGTTAAAATTGCAAAAGTTCTAGGAACAGAAGATCTACATGCTTacctaaaaaaatataacattaaaCTTAAACCACATTATCTTAATATCTTAGGAGAATATGAAAGAAAACCATGGTCCCATTTTTTAACCCAATCAAATATTGATATAGCAAAAGATGAAGTAATTGATCTAATCGACAAAATGTTGATTTATGATCACGCAAAAAGAATCGCACCAAAGGAAGCCATGGAGCATCCTTACTTTAGAGAAGTCCGTGAggaatcataa
- a CDS encoding succinyl-CoA synthetase alpha subunit, putative, which translates to MKYSNMKKLSFPLKERYFSATSKVFIDKNTTVICQGITGKQGTFHTTEALKYGTKMVGGVNPRKKGTTWTSYDNKYTLPVFGTILEAKENTNCYASVLYVPPEHAKSAMIESIEAEIPLIVCITEGICQHDMLEVKSCLKMSKKTTLIGPNCPGIIKPGECKIGIMPSHIHKKGCVGIVSRSGTLTYEGVNQTTKVGLGQSTCIGIGGDPFHGTNFLDCIKLFLEDDQTECILLIGEIGGDSEEQVAQWLIQNNVDNGKRKKKPVFAFIAGKCAPPGKRMGHAGALISGGKGTADGKIEALQNAGVHVILNPTKMGEDIYAVMQTLK; encoded by the exons ATGAAATATTCTAATATGAAAAAGTTATCTTTTCCCTTGAAG gAAAGATATTTCTCAGCAACCAGTAAAGTGTTCATAGATAAAAATACAACAGTAATATGTCAAGGAATTACTGGAAAACAG GGTACTTTCCATACAACCGAAGCCTTAAAGTATGGAACAAAAATGGTAGGTGGAGTAAACCCAAGGAAGAAAGGCACAACATGGACCagttatgataataaatacacCTTACCTGTTTTTGGTACAATTCTTGAAGCAAAAGAAAACACGAATTGTTATGCATCCGTTTTATATGTCCCCCCAGAGCATGCAAAGAGTGCAATGATTGAATCAATTGAAGCTGAAATTCCATTAATTGTATGTATAACTGAAGGAATATGCCAGCATGATATGCTTGAAGTAAAATCTTGTTTAAAAATGTCAAAGAAAACCACCTTGATTGGTCCCAATTGTCCTGGAATCATAAAACCGGGTGAATGCAAAATCGGCATAATGCCATCacatattcataaaaaaggGTGTGTTGGTATAGTAAGTCGAAGTGGTACCTTAACATATGAAGGAGTTAATCAAACAACTAAAGTTGGTTTAGGTCAATCAACATGTATAGGTATAGGTGGGGATCCATTTCATGGTACGAATTTTTTAGACTGCATTAAATTGTTTTTAGAAGATGACCAAACAgaatgtattttattaattggAGAAATTGGTGGAGATTCGGAAGAACAAGTAGCTCAATGgttaatacaaaataatgtagataatgggaaaaggaagaaaaaaccTGTTTTCGCATTTATTGCTGGTAAATGTGCACCACCAGGAAAAAGGATGGGACATGCTGGTGCTTTAATTAGTGGTGGAAAAGGAACAGCAGATGGAAAAATAGAGGCCTTACAAAATGCAGGTGTTCATGTTATATTAAATCCCACAAAGATGGGTGAAGATATATATGCAGTCATGCAAACATtgaaatga